Proteins from one Camelina sativa cultivar DH55 chromosome 8, Cs, whole genome shotgun sequence genomic window:
- the LOC104706673 gene encoding 60S acidic ribosomal protein P2-like: MAQKVVLKVLTMTDDRTKQKAIEAAADIFGVDSIAADMKDQKLTVIGSMDAVAVVKKLKKVGKVDLISVGPAKEEKKEEKKEEKKEEKKEEKKEEKKEEEPKK, from the exons ATGGCTCAG AAAGTGGTGTTGAAGGTTTTAACCATGACAGATGATAGGACCAAGCAGAAAGCCATAGAAGCTGCAGCTGATATCTTCG GAGTTGATTCGATAGCAGCTGATATGAAGGATCAAAAACTGACGGTGATAGGTTCGATGGATGCGGTTGCTGTGgtaaagaagttgaagaaggtTGGTAAAGTCGATTTGATATCGGTTGGACCGGccaaagaggagaagaaagaagagaagaaggaagagaagaaagaggaaaagaaagaggagaagaaggaagagaagaaggaagaagaacctAAGAAATGA